The DNA window TCGAGCGTGAGCGAGCCCGGCCCCTCTGCCTTGCGCGCCTCCTCGGCGAGCCGCTCCGCCTCGCGCTCGACGCTGTCGGCGACGCTTGCCCAGACCATCTTCTGCGCCTGCACCCGCATAGCCGAATAGATGTTGAAGGCCGGATCGCCGCGCAGCGCCTCGTGCGCCTCACGGCTGGTTTCGGGATCGCGCCCGTGCGCCTTTCGGAACGCGGGGGCGGCGCGGCGTTCATAGGCCGCGCCCATGTCGGCGGCGAGGTCGTTCAATATGAGGCTGCGCATCCCCGACACGAAGCGCCCGCGCGCGATCTCGTCCGGCGTCGATTGCGCCTTCATCGGGTGCTGGAGTTCGACACTCATTCGCTGTCTCCTCTTGCTTCCGGCCCGACCACGGGCTCATCCACCTGCTCGATTTCGGCGCCCGAGAAATCGGCGGTGAAACGGTTGTCGCCCACGCGTCCTACCATATCCTCGCGCAGCGGCGCCTCGGCATAGATGGTGACGGTGTAATCGCCCGCCGGGGGATCCTGTCGGATCGGCAGGATATCCTCGCGATAGGCGCGGCTGTTCCAGAAGGCCCGCGCATTCTCGATGCAGGGAAAGCGCACGGTCAGATTGACGTAGTCCGGCGCGACCTCGCCCTCGAACACCTCCAGCGGGCGCGGCACGGTGACGTAATAGCCGCCGAGCTGTTCGTAGAGCCGGCTTTCGGCAATCGCACGGCCATAGGCGATCATGCGTGTCCGATCGAGCGTGCGGCCTTCGACCACCATGTAGACGGGCGCATCGCATGTCGATGCGGGCGGAGGCGGGGCAGCGCCCGCATCGACGCCCGCCTCGACCGGGGCGGATTGCAGGATGAGAAGGAAGGCGGCGGCGATCATGGGGCGGGGATCCTTTCCTCGTCGCACAGCGTGCGTTTCCACGGGGCGCCATCGCGGAACCATTGCCAGGTCCGCGCGCGGCTCTGTCCGTCCGGGGCGATGTTGATCATCTCGACATAACAGGCGCCCGGCACGTCCAGCCGGTCGAGCTTCAGCATCAGCGTGTCCTCGTCCGTCTGCCAGCCATGGCCCGAGAACCGGTCGGTCGCCCAGAACAATCGTTCGCCCTCCAGCCTGCCGCCGAATTCGTAGGTCGCCTGGCGCCCGTCCTCCCAGCTCAGCCAGTTGTGCTGGATGTAATGCCACTCGCCCGCATCGGGGAATTCGCAATGGGTCTTCACCTTGTGAGCGTCGATCAAGGCGCCGTCGGCGTCGTAATGGCGATACCAGCCGTCCCACCACCCTTCGTGGAGCATCATTGCGGGCATCGCCGCTTCGAGCGCCGCGCGGTTGCCCATCAGCCTTCCCCGCGCTCCGCATAGGCATCGATCGGCAGGGGATCGCCCATCTGGCGGATCAGCGCCCGTTCGCGCAGGAAGCGCAGCATGCCGGTGTCGCCCATGCGGCTCGGGCCGAGGCCGGAACACCCGCGCGACTGGTTGGTGGCATCGCCGACAAAGCTCGTCATCGCCCCGTCCTGAAGCGAGATCGCACCCGCATCGAGCCGCACGCCCACCGCCGTCGCCTCGTCGAGCGAACCCGCCAGCACCGCCGCCGAAAGGCCGTATTCGGTGTCGTTCGCCTGCGCGATCGCGTCCTCAATATCGTCATAGATCGTCACCGGGATCACCGGGCCGAACGTTTCCTCGCGCATGACCGTCATCTGCGGCGTGACATCGGCGAGCACGGTCGGGCGCAGATACTTGCCGCCGCCCAGCACCTCGACCTCGCCGCCGGTCAGCACCCGCGCGCCGTGATTGCGCGCATCGTCGATATGGGCCTGCACCTTGTCCGCCTGCGCGGCGAAGATGAAGGGGCCGAGATGGCCCTTCGCGGCATCGGGCCAGGTCAGTTCGACCCGTTCCGCCGCGGCGACCAGCGCTTTCAGGAAAGGTTCGGCGATTTCGCGGGCTACATAGACCCGCTCGATCGACTGGCAGGCCTGTCCTGTCGCGACGACGCTTGCCCGCAAAGCCACGCCTGCCGCCCAGTCCGGCTCGGCACTGGCGGTGATGATCATCGGGTCCTTGCCGCCGAGTTCGAGATTGGCCGGGATCAGCGCGCGCGCCGCGGCCTCGGCGACCTTGCGCCCGGTCGCGGTCGATCCGGTGAAGCAGACATAGTCCACCTCCTCGATCAATGCCTGCCCCACATCGGCTGCGCCCATGACATAGGCGAGCGGCAATTCGGGCACTTCGGCAAGGACCTTGCGCATCGGCTCGACAAAGCGCGGCGTAACCTCGGACGGTTTCACCAGCGCGGCGCAGCCCGCCATCAGAGCGGGCACGGCGTCGATATGGCTGAGGATCACCGGGAAATTCCACGGGGCGATCGCGCCGAACAGCGGGAAGGCGGAGTAATTGGTGACGATCTCCACGCCGGGGGTGGCCGAAGGATGCGCCTCGACATCGAGCCGGTCGAACAGCTCCGGCCCGCGCTGCGCCCAGCGGCGGATGTTCCCGGCACAGCCCTGCACCTCGATCATCGAGACAGTCCCGCGCCCGGTATCGACGGCGAGCGCGCCCGCGATTTCGGCGGCATGCGCGTCGATCGCATCGGCAAAGCGGGTGAGCACCACCGCGCGCCCGGCGGGGCCGATCGTATCCCATTCGCCCTGCGCCTCGCGCAGCCGGGCGGCGGTCGCGGCGATTTCCTCGCGCGAGCTTTCGAGGAAGTCGTAATCCTCCTCGCCGGTGCGCGGATTGCGGGCCTTCATTGCTGCTGCTCCCATGCCGACACGATATCCTCGCCCCGCGCAAACCATGCTTCTTCGCGTCCCGTCAGGTCGGCAAGCAGGCTTTCGAACGCATGGATGCGATAGGGCAGGCCCATGATGTAGGGCGTGAGGTGGATCGGCAGCATCCGCCCGCCGCCTTTCTCCTTCGCTTCCCGCGCGAGCCAGTCGAAGGCGTCGCGCATGCTTTCACCCCAGCTGTCGGCGCTTTTCTGCTGGACGGTGACGATCTGGCGGTCGGACAGTTCGTGGTTCAGCGGCAGGTCGATGAGGCCATTGGAAAAGCGATAGGGCATTTCGTCATTCACCCAATCGCAGCAATAGGTCAGCCCCTCGGCCTTGAGGATGTCGAGCGTATGGAAGCTCTGCTGGCGCGCAATGGAAAGCCAGCCCTTTGGCCTCGCACCGGTCGCTGTCTCCAGCCGCGTCATCGCATCGCCGATCAGCTCGCGCTCGGCCTTGTCGCCGAGACTCGCATCGATCGTGCCGTTCATGTCGGTCGAATGAGCGATGATCTCGTGCCCGCCGGCCTGCACCGCCTCGATGAGTTCGGGATAGCGTTCGGCAATCGCGGCATTGGTCGCGAAGCTCGCCTTCACGCCCGTTGTCTCGAACGCCTCGAGCATCCGCCATGCGCCCACGCGGTTGCCGTAATCGCGCGCGGTGTAGTGGCGGTAATCGGGATAGGGGGTGACCATGTGGCCGGGCGCCTTGAACGGGCCGCCGGGGACAATCGGAAACCATTCGAGACTGACGCAAAGCCACACCGCGACCGAGCCTTTGGGCCATTTGACCGGCGGGCGTTCATGCAGGTTCGACCATTCGTAAAGGTCGTGGTCATAGCCCTCGCGGCGCTTCGGGTATTGGGTGTAGCTTTCGGGCAAGGTGCTCATTGCTGGGCCCTCCCCATTTGTTCACGCCACGCATCGACGATCTCGCCCGCGGTGGCGAGCCATGCGCGGCCGTCCTTCGCGATGTGTTCCAGTGCCTCCTCGAACGGGCCGATCCGGTGCGGCTGGCCGATCAGGTAGGCGTGTAGCGGAATGCACATGACGGTGCCCGAATTCGCGCCTTCCTCCGCCAGCCTTTCGTACTGCTTGACCAGCGTCTCGGCATATTCGCGTCCGCTCATGTTGTAGACGAAGAAGCCGTAATGGTCGTTGACCTCGAGGCTGTAGGGGATCGAGGCCAAGAGGCCTTCAGCCACCTTCACCTCCTGCACCTGATCGTCGTGATAAAGGTCGCAGGTATAGTCGAATTCGTATTCGGCGAGTAGGTCGAGCGTGCGCGGCGTATGCGTCAGCGCCGGCGCGAGCCAGCCGCGGATGCGCTGGCCGGTCGCGGCCTCGACCGTCGCAATCGAATCCTCGATGATCGCGCGCTCCTGTTCCTCGGTCATGTCGTAGGAATAGCGCGTGTTGTAGATGCCGTGGCTGAAGAACTCCCAGCCGCGGGAGACTGCGTCGGCGACCACTTCAGGGTGATGCTGACACAAGGCGACCGAAAGGCTGACCGAGCCGGGAAAGCCGTGGCGGGTCATCACCTCGGCCATGCGCCAGTGGCTCACGCGGTTGGAATGGTCGCGGTGGGAATAGCCGACGACGCTGGGGGCAGGATGCGGCCAGGGATTGCGCTTGGGATGGATCGGCGGGTCGATCTCGTAATATTCGAGATTGGGCGCGACCCATACGGCGCAGGTCTTGCCGCCCGGCCACTCGATCTTGGGGCGGCCCTTGTTGGGGTGGTAATCGTAGAGCCCGGGATCGGGCGCGCCTTCCTGCATCAGCGCGCCTCCAGCCAGTCGATCACCGCCTGCACGGGCTCGACATCGGCGTATTTCAACTGGAGGTCGGTGAGATTGGCGAAGTGATAGCTTTCGTGCTTGTCGGCGCAGGTCTCGATCGGAACGATGGTTCGATATCCGTGGGAGAGCGCATCGACCGCGGTCGCCCGAACGCAGCCCGACGTGCTGCCGCCCGTCACCACTACGGTATCGACCTTGTGCCAGACGAGATAGCTGGCGAGCGGGGTTTCGAAGAACGCGCTCGGCATGCGCTTGGTATATTGCAGGTCGTGCCCGTCGATCTCGCAGCGCGGGTCGAACTGGTGGCGTTCGCTTTCGTACTTGATGTTCTGCAAGGAATCCTCGGTATCGGTGCGCGTGCCCCACACGCCCGCATCGCCCGCGTCCGCCTTGTAGGCGACGCGGCTCCAGATCACCGGCATGCCCTTTTCGCGGGCAAGGCGGCTGATCGTGTTGATGTATTCGATCTGATCGGGATCGGTCTCGTAGGCGGTCTTGAACAGGTCGGTGCGGGTATAGGCCTGCTGCACGTCGACATTGACGATGGCGAGCTTCTCTCCGAAGCCGAATTTCTTGCGCGCGGGGTTCGCCATCACCTCTTCGAAGATCGCGCGCGCCGTG is part of the Erythrobacter litoralis genome and encodes:
- a CDS encoding isochorismatase family protein, producing MTELVGTKMVEDGRTARAIFEEVMANPARKKFGFGEKLAIVNVDVQQAYTRTDLFKTAYETDPDQIEYINTISRLAREKGMPVIWSRVAYKADAGDAGVWGTRTDTEDSLQNIKYESERHQFDPRCEIDGHDLQYTKRMPSAFFETPLASYLVWHKVDTVVVTGGSTSGCVRATAVDALSHGYRTIVPIETCADKHESYHFANLTDLQLKYADVEPVQAVIDWLEAR
- a CDS encoding aldehyde dehydrogenase family protein, whose amino-acid sequence is MGAAAMKARNPRTGEEDYDFLESSREEIAATAARLREAQGEWDTIGPAGRAVVLTRFADAIDAHAAEIAGALAVDTGRGTVSMIEVQGCAGNIRRWAQRGPELFDRLDVEAHPSATPGVEIVTNYSAFPLFGAIAPWNFPVILSHIDAVPALMAGCAALVKPSEVTPRFVEPMRKVLAEVPELPLAYVMGAADVGQALIEEVDYVCFTGSTATGRKVAEAAARALIPANLELGGKDPMIITASAEPDWAAGVALRASVVATGQACQSIERVYVAREIAEPFLKALVAAAERVELTWPDAAKGHLGPFIFAAQADKVQAHIDDARNHGARVLTGGEVEVLGGGKYLRPTVLADVTPQMTVMREETFGPVIPVTIYDDIEDAIAQANDTEYGLSAAVLAGSLDEATAVGVRLDAGAISLQDGAMTSFVGDATNQSRGCSGLGPSRMGDTGMLRFLRERALIRQMGDPLPIDAYAERGEG
- a CDS encoding polysaccharide deacetylase family protein, with translation MSTLPESYTQYPKRREGYDHDLYEWSNLHERPPVKWPKGSVAVWLCVSLEWFPIVPGGPFKAPGHMVTPYPDYRHYTARDYGNRVGAWRMLEAFETTGVKASFATNAAIAERYPELIEAVQAGGHEIIAHSTDMNGTIDASLGDKAERELIGDAMTRLETATGARPKGWLSIARQQSFHTLDILKAEGLTYCCDWVNDEMPYRFSNGLIDLPLNHELSDRQIVTVQQKSADSWGESMRDAFDWLAREAKEKGGGRMLPIHLTPYIMGLPYRIHAFESLLADLTGREEAWFARGEDIVSAWEQQQ
- a CDS encoding DUF1330 domain-containing protein → MIAAAFLLILQSAPVEAGVDAGAAPPPPASTCDAPVYMVVEGRTLDRTRMIAYGRAIAESRLYEQLGGYYVTVPRPLEVFEGEVAPDYVNLTVRFPCIENARAFWNSRAYREDILPIRQDPPAGDYTVTIYAEAPLREDMVGRVGDNRFTADFSGAEIEQVDEPVVGPEARGDSE
- a CDS encoding polysaccharide deacetylase family protein gives rise to the protein MQEGAPDPGLYDYHPNKGRPKIEWPGGKTCAVWVAPNLEYYEIDPPIHPKRNPWPHPAPSVVGYSHRDHSNRVSHWRMAEVMTRHGFPGSVSLSVALCQHHPEVVADAVSRGWEFFSHGIYNTRYSYDMTEEQERAIIEDSIATVEAATGQRIRGWLAPALTHTPRTLDLLAEYEFDYTCDLYHDDQVQEVKVAEGLLASIPYSLEVNDHYGFFVYNMSGREYAETLVKQYERLAEEGANSGTVMCIPLHAYLIGQPHRIGPFEEALEHIAKDGRAWLATAGEIVDAWREQMGRAQQ